One segment of Triticum aestivum cultivar Chinese Spring chromosome 2A, IWGSC CS RefSeq v2.1, whole genome shotgun sequence DNA contains the following:
- the LOC123191923 gene encoding uncharacterized protein has protein sequence MNRKRPSALAACSSNRPSAMTACRKRRRAATLQSDASSWASLHEDLVSLIGWRVLAADLLDYVRFRAVCPYWRSATVSPRGRGLHDPRFHPRRWMMLPEGHGIHPGHRKLGGYIRFINLSTGAIVRARLPLFSNHCVLDSVDGILLLQRDEDTVIRLLHPFTDDIVDLPPLATLLAGLAPSQEKMFSWNVLRTVGATSFTVSADGVVTAMIGLFKLGRVACATTMDQQWRLSTWSISNGWRPLSFQGKMYTLHTPTNGSELQIFQIDLPGHGEKEDFDRILCYLPAPKLIATCLAGKPQKPYYYLAECDSEILVIGRYLSGSLDVEVYRLSDIILDRIAPVTSIGGNALFVEERVLSVSSRVHPTIVGDSIVQLHNKEIYLGHYHLATGTWLPTADGCVRRGVPSPCSLIYHIFTCCYRPTW, from the coding sequence ATGAATCGGAAGCGCCCATCGGCCTTGGCTGCCTGCAGCAGCAATCGCCCTTCCGCGATGACTGCGTGCAGGAAGCGCCGTCGTGCCGCCACCTTGCAATCCGATGCATCTTCGTGGGCGTCGCTGCACGAAGACTTGGTCAGCCTGATCGGTTGGCGGGTCTTGGCTGCTGACTTGCTTGACTATGTCCGATTCCGTGCGGTTTGCCCTTACTGGCGCTCCGCCACCGTCTCCCCGCGCGGCCGCGGCCTCCACGACCCGCGCTTCCACCCGCGCCGCTGGATGATGCTCCCCGAGGGCCACGGCATCCACCCCGGCCACCGCAAGCTGGGCGGGTACATCCGCTTCATCAACCTGTCCACCGGCGCCATCGTCCGCGCCCGGCTCCCGCTTTTCAGCAACCACTGCGTCCTCGACTCGGTCGACGGGATCCTGCTGCTGCAGCGGGACGAGGACACCGTCATCCGCCTCCTCCACCCCTTCACCGACGACATTGTGGACCTCCCTCCGCTCGCCACCCTTCTAGCAGGGTTAGCACCCTCCCAGGAGAAGATGTTCAGCTGGAACGTTCTGAGGACCGTTGGTGCTACCTCATTCACAGTGAGCGCGGATGGAGTCGTCACCGCCATGATTGGGCTCTTTAAATTGGGACGGGTAGCCTGTGCCACCACCATGGACCAGCAATGGCGGCTCTCGACATGGAGCATATCAAATGGTTGGAGGCCACTGTCGTTCCAAGGCAAGATGTACACCTTGCACACTCCCACAAATGGCAGCGAGCTTCAGATTTTCCAGATTGACTTGCCGGGGCatggggagaaggaggactttgaTAGAATTTTGTGTTATCTACCGGCACCTAAGTTGATTGCCACATGCCTGGCAGGCAAACCTCAGAAGCCTTATTACTACCTCGCAGAATGTGATTCGGAGATCCTGGTGATCGGCCGTTACCTTTCTGGTTCACTCGACGTTGAGGTTTACAGACTATCTGACATTATCCTAGACAGGATTGCCCCAGTAACGAGCATCGGAGGAAATGCTCTCTTTGTTGAAGAAAGGGTCTTGAGTGTCAGCAGTAGAGTGCACCCCACCATTGTGGGTGACTCTATTGTACAACTCCATAACAAGGAAATTTATCTTGGACATTACCACCTTGCCACTGGGACATGGTTGCCAACAGCGGATGGGTGTGTCAGACGTGGTGTACCGAGTCCTTGTAGCCTCATCTACCATATCTTCACCTGTTGCTATCGCCCCACTTGGTGA
- the LOC123190543 gene encoding uncharacterized protein: MLLFLSKIRRLSVQEANSNPKGSTVSEIAISSEKNYQERKNMHAESYTVHLSAQENGKEEECGYYMWRQKFPVKPENRVDKRAEIDEWVITLTFPHGERLSRGKQISPGVYAFLPTEMVTNFPFIIQADFLLASSREAILFDSPWNKGILDCIPSAFLNAFVALVKSSADAPAMSLVSMFNFLPANPSIPVLEPVRSGIKNKILVEDIVPCESHSSQKIFCKPGEVGRLKPAFWSILSKARESGVDLKNLSTHGSYILSSHFDKSTYNTVLSFLGVKSVSTEWYAKCIEGSNLVKGVNEQIYLEVLSFVADNWQNCFSGTNMMSILLLKYVDRNNALSFWSISRATQRSDRLCIASEKKCIPWLISWNREFPSSNRVFVPPSTQEALQNFAQRTAVTQWLQSYAKVEALSVYTYGLAVLNSLNYDSRPVIAFAHFLYHSSQKGHIESYHLAELCRAMPVIDSYGSVVKTRSSLLVPAKGSKWVGLMGTNPWRNQNYIELSADYKSSGSYAGIYAPEDQLLAFLKTQLQASDIPFIHPPDASFPTVSSPLTIDNAILLLQWIQNLKSRRVHLPARFLACVKQGSWLRTSAGYKPPNESFLSSSEWGVLLQSGSSFVDIPMINQKFYQNKLHLYKEELKAIGVRFEFQEASAYIGSRLMSMAASNTLTRENVYSLLRLIRFLREKLLSPSELINSVKDGQWMKSTLGYRSPVGCIIYDSDWAVASCISSQPFLDVKFYGEDILTYKPELQLLGVLVGFEGSYKLVIENFKFSSAAVTPEATVLILKCIRHVSSCDTFIRKLKDLKWVKTNVGFRAPNESFLVDPRWECLLNVFDGVPVVDFRFYGSKISPYKDELEKTGLITKLEAASKAISHLFEQMVLNSSLPKASVLALLACYRQLKTQGALPVELLSCMLNEKWLCTSLGFRSPKDAILFNAEWKSLSSVANLPFIDDGDSNHGLSKEIHGYKDELKLLGVTTEVKAGARFVINGINIPKDPLHMSAATVLSLLGSIQSWLGSSSNSPKGFLEKIKGCSWLRTKVGFRCPDESILFDPKNSSIRIEDGPLIDEAFYGSEIASFRDALAAIGVSVDVRHGHELVARHLKSHKNRATISRIYTYLKECNWEPANKTSNWSWIPNKKKSGEWVSPLGCVLHDKDNLFSLQLHVLDKYYDKKLLDFFSHVFGVRNGPSAEDHCKLWSTWESSVDALSAADCSAFWQFIAKNWSKNTEKLLSACVKVPVCTDGTILLSKKEDAFIPDDLLLKDLFDKLPNRSLFIWYSSSSLPSMSRAKLNNIYGSIGVQAISKAVGKNDSLALENVSPTKAARGKVINVGMIKLVLAFLADPALDISAEERHKIVSCLLNVTVLETSEPITVGYNVKLSSGAVLDVKATRKLRWERESSKLYMQKSKRAPGYKEKLEFATNFADEISQGLLFEKADLIPLLAELIKIGSLMDFHAAAVEYLLKSKNLQLFPEDEEFLSTASLGRSRNR; the protein is encoded by the exons ATGCTACTGTTTCTATCAAAGATTAGGCGGCTCTCTGTACAGGAAGCTAATTCCAATCCTAAAGGCAGCACAGTTAGTGAAATTGCAATATCTAGTGAAAAGAACTACCAAGAGAGGAAGAACATGCACGCAGAGTCCTATACAGTCCATTTATCGGCTCAAGAGAATGGGAAAGAGGAAGAGTGTGGCTACTATATGTGGAGGCAAAAGTTCCCGGTAAAACCAGAGAACAGAGTGGACAAACGTGCCGAGATCGATGAGTGGGTCATCACGCTGACCTTCCCACACGGCGAGCGTCTATCCCGTGGGAAGCAGATATCACCTGGCGTCTATGCTTTCCTTCCCACTGAGATGGTAACGAATTTCCCCTTCATAATCCAGGCTGACTTCCTCCTTGCATCTTCAAGAGAGGCTATTCTGTTCGACAGTCCGTGGAACAAGGGGATTCTGGACTGTATCCCAAGCGCTTTCCTGAATGCTTTTGTTGCTCTTGTGAAATCCAGCGCTGATGCACCGGCAATGTCCTTAGTGTCTATGTTTAATTTCCTGCCGGCCAATCCTTCAATCCCAGTACTTGAGCCGGTTAGGTCTGGCATCAAAAACAAGATTCTTGTCGAGGATATAGTGCCATGTGAGTCTCATAGTTCGCAGAAAATATTTTGCAAGCCAGGTGAGGTTGGACGACTGAAACCAGCCTTTTGGAGTATTCTCAGCAAGGCAAGGGAATCTGGAGTTGACCTAAAGAATCTTTCAACCCATGGAAGCTACATTCTAAGCTCCCATTTTGATAAGTCGACGTATAATACCGTGCTATCATTTCTTGGTGTTAAAAGTGTGAGCACTGAATGGTACGCCAAATGCATCGAGGGCTCTAATCTTGTCAAGGGGGTAAATGAACAGATTTATCTGGAAGTTTTATCCTTTGTCGCCGACAATTGGCAGAACTGTTTCTCCGGTACAAACATGATGTCTATTCTCCTGCTAAAGTATGTTGATCGGAACAATGCTCTCTCTTTCTGGAGCATTTCTAGAGCTACTCAACGGAGTGACAGATTGTGCATTGCATCTGAGAAGAAGTGCATACCTTGGCTTATCAGCTGGAACCGGGAGTTCCCTTCTTCTAACCGCGTTTTTGTACCTCCCAGCACACAGGAAGCTCTACAAAATTTTGCACAGAGAACAGCAGTGACACAGTGGCTTCAGAGCTATGCAAAGGTGGAGGCTTTGTCTGTCTACACTTATGGACTAGCGGTTCTTAATTCCTTGAATTATGATAGCAGGCCTGTTATTGCTTTTGCCCACTTTCTGTACCACTCATCTCAGAAGGGTCACATCGAGAGCTACCACTTGGCAGAACTGTGCCGTGCCATGCCGGTAATCGACAGCTATGGCAGTGTGGTCAAGACAAGAAGCAGCCTTCTAGTTCCTGCGAAGGGCAGTAAATGGGTAGGATTGATGGGCACGAACCCATGGAGGAACCAGAACTACATTGAACTATCGGCAGACTACAAGTCGTCAGGCAGTTACGCTGGGATATATGCACCTGAAGACCAGCTCTTGGCTTTCCTAAAGACACAACTGCAGGCTTCAGATATTCCGTTCATACACCCTCCAGATGCAAGCTTTCCCACAGTCTCATCGCCTCTAACCATTGACAATGCAATCTTGCTTTTGCAATGGATACAGAATCTGAAGTCAAGAAGGGTACATTTACCGGCTAGATTTCTGGCTTGTGTAAAACAGGGAAGTTGGCTGAGGACATCAGCTGGGTACAAGCCACCGAATGAATCATTTCTGTCCAGTTCTGAGTGGGGAGTTCTTTTACAAAGTGGATCTTCCTTTGTTGACATACCAATGATTAACCAAAAGTTTTATCAAAACAAGCTGCACTTGTACAAGGAGGAACTCAAGGCGATTGGAGTTAGATTTGAATTTCAGGAGGCGTCAGCGTACATCGGCAGCCGCCTCATGTCCATGGCCGCAAGCAATACGCTGACCAGAGAGAATGTGTACTCACTGCTTCGGCTGATTCGGTTTCTTCGAGAGAAACTTCTGTCTCCAAGCGAACTCATCAACAGTGTCAAGGATGGACAGTGGATGAAGAGTACTCTCGGCTACAGGTCTCCGGTTGGTTGTATCATCTATGATTCAGACTGGGCAGTTGCATCCTGTATCAGTAGCCAGCCATTCCTTGATGTCAAGTTCTATGGCGAGGACATCCTTACCTACAAACCAGAGCTCCAGTTGCTTGGTGTTCTTGTTGGATTTGAAGGCAGCTACAAACTTGTGATTGAGAATTTCAAGTTCAGTTCGGCTGCTGTTACTCCTGAGGCTACTGTACTAATCCTCAAATGTATTCGGCATGTGAGCTCATGCGACACCTTCATAAGAAAGCTCAAAGATTTGAAATGGGTGAAGACCAATGTGGGTTTCCGTGCTCCTAATGAATCTTTTCTTGTGGATCCTCGATGGGAGTGCCTTCTAAATGTCTTTGATGGGGTTCCTGTAGTTGATTTCAGATTTTATGGGAGTAAGATTAGTCCCTACAAAGATGAGTTGGAGAAGACTGGGTTGATAACAAAATTGGAGGCGGCATCGAAGGCTATCTCTCACTTGTTCGAGCAGATGGTTCTGAACTCATCACTTCCAAAGGCGAGTGTCCTAGCTCTGCTAGCATGTTATCGGCAGCTGAAAACACAGGGCGCACTTCCTGTCGAGCTCTTGAGTTGCATGCTGAATGAGAAGTGGTTGTGCACATCGTTGGGTTTCAGATCCCCCAAAGATGCAATCTTGTTTAATGCAGAATGGAAGTCTCTATCATCAGTAGCAAACTTACCTTTCATAGATGATGGTGACTCTAACCATGGTTTAAGCAAGGAAATACATGGTTATAAAGATGAGCTCAAGTTGCTTGGTGTTACTACTGAAGTGAAAGCTGGTGCTAGGTTTGTTATAAATGGCATCAACATTCCCAAGGATCCTTTACACATGTCTGCAGCTACTGTCTTGTCATTGCTTGGGTCCATCCAGAGCTGGTTAGGTTCTTCAAGTAACTCCCCAAAGGGTTTTCTAGAGAAAATCAAAGGCTGCAGTTGGTTGAGGACAAAAGTGGGGTTCCGATGTCCCGATGAGTCAATCCTGTTTGATCCAAAGAATTCTTCCATTCGCATAGAAGATGGCCCTTTAATTGATGAAGCATTCTATGGCTCGGAGATAGCCTCATTCAGAGACGCCCTTGCGGCAATCGGAGTATCTGTGGATGTTAGACACGGACATGAGCTTGTTGCTCGGCATCTGAAAAGCCACAAAAACAGGGCTACTATTTCTCGTATTTACACGTACCTTAAGGAGTGCAATTGGGAGCCTGCAAACAAGACGAGTAATTGGAGCTGGATACCAAATAAAAAGAAAAGTGGAGAGTGGGTGAGCCCTCTGGGTTGTGTTCTTCATGATAAGGACAACCTTTTCAGCCTGCAGCTGCATGTCTTGGACAAATATTATGACAAGAAGTTGCTGGACTTCTTTTCACATGTTTTTGGTGTGAGGAATGGTCCTAGCGCTGAAGATCATTGCAAACTATGGAGCACATGGGAGAGCTCTGTCGATGCGCTATCTGCAGCTGACTGCTCTGCTTTCTGGCAGTTCATTGCTAAGAACTGGAGCAAAAACACGGAGAAGCTTCTTTCTGCTTGTGTCAAGGTTCCAGTTTGTACCGACGGAACTATCCTTCTGTCGAAGAAAGAGGATGCGTTTATTCCTGATGATCTACTTCTCAAGGATTTGTTCGACAAGCTGCCTAACCGGTCATTGTTCATATGGTATTCATCTTCAAGCCTGCCTTCCATGTCTCGAGCAAAGCTGAACAACATCTACGGTAGCATTGGAGTCCAGGCAATATCCAAAGCTGTTGGGAAGAATGATTCACTCGCATTGGAAAATGTCAGCCCAACAAAAGCTGCTCGGGGTAAGGTGATCAATGTTGGTATGATCAAACTGGTCCTAGCTTTTCTTGCCGATCCCGCTCTTGACATTTCTGCTGAAGAGCGGCACAAGATAGTTTCCTGCCTGCTCAATGTGACGGTGCTAGAGACCAGTGAGCCAATCACGGTGGGATACAACGTGAAGCTGTCCTCTGGGGCCGTCTTGGATGTGAAGGCGACACGGAAGCTCCGATGGGAGAGGGAGAGCTCGAAACTGTACATGCAGAAAAGCAAGCGTGCACCAGGCTACAAGGAGAAGTTGGAGTTTGCGACGAACTTTGCGGATGAGATATCCCAGGGGCTTCTCTTCGAGAAGGCAGATCTGATCCCTTTGCTCGCGGAGCTCATTAAAATCGGCAGTTTGATGGACTTCCACGCTGCCGCTGTCGAGTACCTTCTGAAATCAAAGAATCTGCAGCTGTTCCCTGAAGATGAAGAATTCCTTAGCACTGCATCGCTAG GTCGTAGCAGGAACCGTTAG